CTTCATCGACCTGGGCGCCGGCATCGGCGTGACCACCGTGGGGCACACGCGCCAGGAGGTCGTGGACGCGGCGACCGCGCAGCTCGGCGACGTGATCCACACGCTCTTCACCGTGACGCCGTACGAGGAGTACGTGCGCGTGGCGGAGCTGCTCGCGGAGCACACGCCCGGCACCCACGAGAAGCGCACGGTGCTGGTGAACTCGGGCGCGGAGGCCGTGGAGAACGGCGTGAAGATCGCGCGCAAGCACACGGGTCGCCGCGCGGTGGCGGTGCTCGACCACGGCTACCACGGCCGCACCAACCTCACGATGGCGATGAACTACAAGGCCTCGCCCTACGGCACCGGCTTCGGGCCCTTCGCCGGCGACGTCTACCACGCGCCGAGCTCCTACCCGTATCACGACGGGCTCTCGGGCGCCGAGGCCGCGGCCCGCACCATCTCGTACCTCGAGAAGCGCATCGGCGCGATCGACCTCGCGTGCGTGGTCGCGGAGCCCATCCAGGGCGAGGGCGGCTTCATGGTGCCGGCCGATGGGTTCCTGCCCGCGCTCCAGGAGTGGTGCACGGCGAACGGCGTGGTCTTCATCGCGGACGAGATCCAGTCTGGCCTCGCGCGCACCGGCCGCTTCTTCGCGAGCGAGCACCTCGGCCTCGTGCCCGACCTCGTGCTCACGGCGAAGGGCATCGCGGGCGGCCTGCCGCTCGCGGGCGTGACCGGACGCGCCGAGATCATGGACTCCGCGCTCCCCGGCGGGCTCGGCGGCACGTTCGGCGGCAACCCCGTCGCAGCGGCCGCCGCGGTGGCCGTCTTCGAGGCGATCGAGACGCACGGCCTCCTCGCGGAGGCCACCCGCATCGGCGACCACCTGCACCGCACGCTCACGGAGCTGCAGCGGGAACACGACATCATCGGCGACGTACGCGGCATCGGCGCGATGATCGCCATCGAGCTCGTGCAGCCGGGCACCGGAT
This genomic interval from Clavibacter michiganensis contains the following:
- the gabT gene encoding 4-aminobutyrate--2-oxoglutarate transaminase, with product MTDTLDSARVGIPAGPASDSPAASARDARPQVPQERRIVTEIPGPLSRELHERRKRVVPPGVSSLLPVYISRAHGAIVEDVDGNRFIDLGAGIGVTTVGHTRQEVVDAATAQLGDVIHTLFTVTPYEEYVRVAELLAEHTPGTHEKRTVLVNSGAEAVENGVKIARKHTGRRAVAVLDHGYHGRTNLTMAMNYKASPYGTGFGPFAGDVYHAPSSYPYHDGLSGAEAAARTISYLEKRIGAIDLACVVAEPIQGEGGFMVPADGFLPALQEWCTANGVVFIADEIQSGLARTGRFFASEHLGLVPDLVLTAKGIAGGLPLAGVTGRAEIMDSALPGGLGGTFGGNPVAAAAAVAVFEAIETHGLLAEATRIGDHLHRTLTELQREHDIIGDVRGIGAMIAIELVQPGTGSTTKEPNAEAVAAIAAYCHAHGVIILTAGTYGNVLRFLPSLAISEELLDDALGVIADAFRAL